One window from the genome of Solea solea chromosome 2, fSolSol10.1, whole genome shotgun sequence encodes:
- the LOC131455633 gene encoding myeloid leukemia factor 1-like, producing the protein MHRFFTDFEDDPFFSEPFRAHRENMQRLAQGSSDQNPDTVEHPCTSTVLEDEHSSRNCAPDAAEHPGSSTVLREEHSSQQRIPDMTEDSSSSVALRDEHGSLFWNNFSVFDNSIRNRIQEMHQNFENMSADPNIHSFSSSSVMTYSKVGNEAPKVFQATSSTQCAPGGIKETRRALKDSESGLEKMAVGHHIRDRGYVLKKKYNNNTREEELIQDFQNIDQSEAQSFDDEWNREVSKFQDPGVRPSLEEARPRAAQRSALTARKQSHRNQSKINTRSKSNLKGLGTKKQ; encoded by the coding sequence ATGCACCGGTTTTTCACTGATTTCGAAGATGACCCGTTCTTCTCCGAGCCATTCCGGGctcacagggaaaacatgcagCGGTTGGCGCAAGGTTCCTCTGATCAAAACCCCGACACAGTGGAGCATCCATGCACATCCACTGTGTTAGAAGACGAACACAGCAGCCGTAACTGTGCTCCCGACGCGGCAGAGCATCCCGGCTCGTCCACTGTGTTAAGAGAAGAACACAGCAGCCAACAGCGCATTCCCGACATGACGGAGGATTCTAGCTCTTCCGTGGCGTTAAGAGACGAGCACGGCAGCTTGTTCTGGAACAATTTCAGCGTGTTCGACAACTCCATAAGAAACAGGATCCAGGAGATGCACCAAAACTTTGAGAACATGTCCGCCGATCCAAACATCCACTCGTTCAGCTCCTCATCAGTAATGACGTATTCAAAGGTTGGGAATGAGGCTCCCAAGGTTTTCCAGGCAACGTCGTCCACACAGTGTGCCCCTGGGGGGATCAAAGAGACCCGGCGAGCGCTTAAAGACTCCGAGAGCGGTCTGGAGAAGATGGCGGTCGGTCACCACATCAGGGACAGGGGATACGTTCTcaaaaagaaatacaacaacaacacaagagaGGAGGAGCTCATCCAGGACTTTCAGAACATTGATCAATCGGAAGCACAGTCTTTCGACGATGAGTGGAACCGGGAGGTGTCCAAGTTCCAAGATCCAGGTGTCAGGCCTAGCCTGGAGGAAGCACGGCCGCGTGCTGCTCAGCGGTCAGCCCTCACTGCTCGCAAGCAGTCTCACAGAAaccaatcaaaaataaatactaGGAGTAAAAGTAACCTGAAAGGCTTGGGCACGAAAAAGCAGTAA